From Methylopila sp. M107, a single genomic window includes:
- the ftsW gene encoding putative lipid II flippase FtsW, with amino-acid sequence MISRAERTLFGEWWWTIDRSLLFAVLGLMILGVVLSLAASPPVAERIGLDLFHFVNRQAIFLIPAIGIMLGMSFLSPRQVRRFAWVLFFVGLALLALTLIHGTEIKGAKRWVSFGGMVVQPSEFVKPALMVLAAWMFAEGSERRDVPGHFFAMLLLGSVVGLLILQPDLGQTILVTSVWGAMFFLAGLPWIWMIALGGAGVFGLAAAYTFLPHVTKRIDSFMAEEPAGAAAFQVQKATESFQSGGWFGKGPGEGTVKRIIPDGHTDFIFSVTAEEFGVLFCILIACVYGFIVLRSLHHARREQDGFVRLAIAGLAMLFGLQSAINMAVNLHLMPAKGMTLPFISYGGSSMFALALGMGMLLALTRKRPRADALAAEIARHHRKRQTLPAGATA; translated from the coding sequence ATGATCTCCCGCGCGGAACGCACGCTCTTCGGCGAGTGGTGGTGGACGATCGACCGGTCGCTGCTGTTCGCGGTGCTCGGCCTGATGATCCTCGGCGTCGTGCTGTCGCTCGCGGCCTCGCCCCCGGTCGCCGAGCGCATCGGGCTCGACCTGTTTCACTTCGTGAACCGGCAGGCGATCTTCCTGATCCCGGCGATCGGCATCATGCTCGGCATGTCGTTCCTCAGCCCCCGCCAGGTGCGGCGGTTCGCCTGGGTGCTGTTCTTCGTCGGCCTCGCGCTGCTCGCGCTGACGCTGATCCACGGCACCGAGATCAAGGGCGCGAAGCGCTGGGTGAGCTTCGGCGGCATGGTGGTCCAGCCGTCCGAATTCGTGAAGCCGGCCCTCATGGTGCTGGCCGCCTGGATGTTCGCGGAAGGCTCCGAGCGCCGCGACGTGCCGGGCCATTTCTTCGCCATGCTGCTGCTGGGCTCGGTCGTCGGCCTGCTCATCCTGCAGCCGGACCTCGGCCAGACGATTCTCGTCACCAGCGTCTGGGGCGCGATGTTCTTCCTCGCGGGCCTGCCGTGGATCTGGATGATCGCGCTCGGCGGCGCCGGCGTGTTCGGTCTCGCGGCGGCCTACACGTTCCTGCCGCACGTCACCAAGCGCATCGACAGCTTCATGGCCGAAGAGCCGGCGGGGGCCGCCGCGTTCCAAGTCCAGAAGGCGACCGAATCGTTCCAGTCCGGCGGCTGGTTCGGCAAGGGGCCGGGCGAGGGCACGGTGAAACGCATCATCCCGGACGGCCACACCGACTTCATCTTCTCGGTGACCGCGGAAGAGTTCGGCGTTCTGTTCTGCATCCTGATCGCCTGCGTCTACGGCTTCATCGTGCTGCGCTCGCTGCACCACGCCCGCCGCGAGCAGGACGGCTTCGTCCGGCTCGCAATCGCTGGACTTGCGATGCTGTTCGGGCTTCAGTCCGCCATCAACATGGCGGTCAACCTTCACCTGATGCCGGCGAAGGGCATGACGCTGCCCTTCATTTCTTACGGTGGCTCCTCAATGTTCGCGCTCGCGCTTGGAATGGGCATGTTGCTCGCGCTGACCCGCAAGCGCCCGCGCGCCGACGCGCTGGCGGCCGAGATCGCGCGCCATCACAGGAAGCGCCAGACCCTTCCGGCCGGGGCGACGGCGTGA
- the murG gene encoding undecaprenyldiphospho-muramoylpentapeptide beta-N-acetylglucosaminyltransferase — MSVDRPVLLSAGGTGGHLFPAEALAVEFAHRGVPVELITDERALAYAQHFPARALHASPADTLRGSGVGAYAKLSATLALGVARSLGVLRRVKPAVVVGFGGYPTFPPLVAAKLLGVPVVLHEQNAVMGRANVKLAKLATAIATGFPEVAGLPAGKASTHVGNPVRPQVIGASTVPYRPPGADGEIRLLVFGGSQGARIMSEVVPAALALLPEALKSRLHVTQQARPEDIDAVRAAYAAAGVEAKLSSFFSDMPAHMALAQFVIARAGASTVAELAVIGRPSILVPLPHALDNDQLANANALAFAGGAVVTPQSAFTPVALASDLETRLSDGAGLAAAAEAARRVGGPDAASRLADVVLAAAGDRIGALFSPRTETT, encoded by the coding sequence GTGAGCGTTGATCGTCCGGTCCTGCTGTCCGCAGGCGGTACGGGCGGGCATCTGTTCCCGGCCGAGGCGCTCGCAGTCGAGTTCGCGCATCGCGGCGTGCCGGTCGAGCTGATCACCGACGAGCGCGCGCTCGCTTATGCGCAGCATTTTCCGGCGCGCGCTCTGCATGCGTCGCCGGCCGACACGCTGCGGGGATCGGGCGTCGGGGCCTATGCGAAGCTCTCGGCGACGCTGGCGCTGGGCGTCGCGCGCAGCCTCGGCGTCCTGCGGCGGGTGAAGCCGGCCGTCGTCGTCGGTTTCGGCGGCTATCCGACGTTCCCGCCCCTGGTCGCGGCGAAACTGCTCGGCGTGCCGGTCGTGCTGCATGAGCAGAACGCCGTGATGGGGCGCGCCAACGTCAAGCTCGCCAAGCTCGCGACCGCGATCGCGACCGGCTTTCCGGAGGTCGCGGGGCTGCCCGCGGGCAAGGCCTCGACCCATGTCGGCAATCCGGTGCGCCCGCAGGTGATCGGCGCGAGCACGGTTCCGTATCGCCCGCCCGGCGCGGACGGCGAGATCCGGCTGCTGGTGTTCGGCGGAAGCCAGGGCGCGCGGATCATGTCCGAGGTCGTTCCTGCCGCCCTTGCGCTGCTGCCGGAAGCGCTCAAATCCCGGCTGCACGTCACCCAGCAGGCGCGCCCCGAGGACATCGACGCGGTGCGCGCGGCCTACGCGGCCGCGGGCGTCGAGGCGAAGCTCTCCTCCTTCTTCTCCGACATGCCGGCCCACATGGCTCTGGCGCAGTTCGTCATCGCGCGCGCCGGCGCCTCGACGGTCGCGGAACTCGCGGTGATCGGGCGGCCCTCGATCCTGGTGCCGCTGCCGCATGCGCTCGACAATGACCAACTCGCCAACGCCAACGCGCTTGCGTTTGCGGGCGGCGCCGTCGTCACGCCGCAATCGGCCTTCACCCCGGTCGCGCTCGCGTCCGACCTCGAAACGCGGCTTTCCGACGGCGCAGGCCTCGCAGCGGCCGCCGAGGCCGCGCGGCGGGTCGGCGGGCCCGACGCGGCCTCCCGGCTCGCGGATGTGGTATTGGCCGCGGCGGGCGACCGGATCGGCGCCCTGTTCAGCCCTCGAACTGAGACGACGTAG
- the murC gene encoding UDP-N-acetylmuramate--L-alanine ligase, whose translation MKLPRDIGPIHFIGIGGIGMSGIAEVLANLGYTVQGSDAAESANVKRLRDKGVTVMIGQAAENLGQAEVVVMSSAIKRGNPELSAARDRRIPVVRRAEMLAELMRLKTSVAIAGTHGKTTTTSLVATLLDAGGLDPTVINGGIINAYGANARMGDGDWMVVEADESDGTFLKLPADVAVVTNIDPEHLDHFGTFDAVKAAFRSFVENVPFYGFAVMCLDHPTVQEMVGLIEDRRVVTYGENLQSDVRLTDLDLRGGQCKFRVVVRDRKAGTEYSIDDLLLPMAGRHNASNATAAIAVALELGLTPEQVRAGLSKFGGVKRRFTRVGEWNGVTIFDDYGHHPVEIAAVLKAARASTEGRVIAIVQPHRYSRLHALFEGFSSCFNDADTVIVADVYAAGEAVIGGAERDDLIAGLRARGHRHVLPLEGPEKLAGLVSELGQPGDYVVLLGAGSSTYWAAALPGELAALKK comes from the coding sequence ATGAAACTTCCCCGCGACATCGGGCCGATCCACTTCATCGGGATCGGCGGCATCGGCATGTCGGGCATCGCCGAGGTGCTGGCCAATCTCGGCTACACCGTCCAGGGCTCGGACGCGGCGGAAAGCGCCAACGTCAAGCGCCTGCGCGACAAAGGCGTTACGGTCATGATCGGCCAGGCGGCCGAAAACCTTGGCCAGGCCGAGGTGGTGGTGATGTCCTCCGCCATCAAGCGCGGCAATCCAGAGCTGTCAGCCGCCCGCGACCGGCGCATCCCGGTGGTCCGGCGGGCCGAAATGCTGGCCGAGCTGATGCGGCTGAAAACCTCCGTCGCGATCGCCGGCACCCACGGCAAGACCACGACCACGTCGCTGGTCGCCACGCTGCTCGACGCGGGCGGGCTCGACCCGACCGTGATCAATGGCGGCATCATCAACGCCTATGGCGCGAACGCCCGCATGGGCGACGGCGACTGGATGGTGGTGGAGGCCGACGAGAGCGACGGCACCTTCCTGAAGCTGCCGGCGGACGTCGCGGTCGTCACCAATATCGACCCGGAGCACCTGGACCATTTCGGCACCTTCGACGCGGTGAAGGCGGCGTTCCGCTCCTTCGTCGAGAACGTGCCGTTCTACGGTTTCGCGGTGATGTGCCTCGACCATCCGACCGTGCAGGAGATGGTCGGTCTCATCGAGGACCGGCGCGTCGTCACCTATGGCGAGAACCTGCAGTCCGACGTGCGGCTGACCGACCTCGACCTGCGCGGCGGCCAATGCAAATTCCGCGTCGTGGTGCGCGACCGCAAGGCCGGCACCGAATACTCGATCGACGACCTGCTGCTGCCGATGGCGGGGCGCCACAACGCCTCGAACGCCACCGCCGCGATCGCGGTCGCGCTCGAGCTCGGCCTGACGCCCGAGCAGGTGAGGGCGGGGCTGTCGAAGTTCGGCGGCGTGAAGCGGCGCTTCACGCGCGTCGGCGAGTGGAACGGCGTCACGATCTTCGACGACTACGGCCACCACCCGGTCGAGATCGCGGCGGTGCTGAAGGCCGCGCGGGCCTCGACCGAGGGACGCGTGATCGCGATCGTCCAGCCGCACCGCTATTCCCGTCTGCACGCCTTGTTCGAGGGCTTTTCGAGCTGCTTCAACGACGCCGACACGGTGATCGTGGCGGATGTCTACGCGGCGGGCGAAGCGGTCATCGGGGGCGCAGAGCGGGACGATCTGATCGCGGGGCTTCGCGCGCGCGGGCACCGCCATGTGCTGCCGCTGGAGGGGCCCGAGAAGCTTGCCGGGCTGGTTTCGGAGCTTGGCCAGCCGGGCGACTACGTCGTGCTGCTGGGAGCGGGAAGCTCGACCTACTGGGCCGCAGCGCTGCCGGGAGAGCTCGCGGCGCTGAAGAAATGA
- a CDS encoding nucleotidyltransferase domain-containing protein, with protein MSRDTLIKTLAELEPKLRAEGVTHMALFGSRARQDNRTNSDVDVAIDVDPTAKFSLIDLVGVAHHIEDETALSANVFMRRSFDEDFKRTVARDAIEIF; from the coding sequence ATGTCGCGCGACACTCTGATCAAAACCCTCGCGGAGCTCGAGCCGAAGCTGCGGGCCGAAGGCGTGACGCATATGGCCCTGTTCGGCTCTCGCGCGCGGCAGGACAATCGCACCAACAGTGATGTGGACGTCGCGATCGACGTCGATCCGACGGCGAAATTCTCGTTGATCGATCTCGTCGGCGTTGCGCATCACATAGAAGACGAGACGGCGCTTTCGGCGAACGTCTTCATGCGCCGGAGCTTCGACGAGGACTTCAAGCGGACGGTCGCGAGGGACGCGATCGAGATTTTCTGA
- a CDS encoding HepT-like ribonuclease domain-containing protein has translation MDERVRFRLLHIDDAIGKIRRLLDDKTFDVMFTDAVIRAAYERFLEIISEASRHIPDGLKADLAPEIPWRRIADLGNHIRHGYNKLDVEILWGVYENDLGALEEAVERMLDR, from the coding sequence ATGGACGAGCGGGTCAGGTTTCGGCTTCTCCACATCGACGACGCTATCGGAAAGATCAGACGGCTTCTCGACGACAAGACATTCGACGTCATGTTTACGGACGCGGTGATCCGAGCGGCGTATGAGCGCTTCCTCGAAATCATCAGCGAGGCTTCGCGACATATTCCAGATGGCTTGAAGGCGGACTTGGCGCCGGAAATCCCGTGGCGCCGGATCGCGGATCTCGGAAACCACATCCGTCACGGATACAACAAGCTGGACGTCGAAATTCTGTGGGGCGTCTATGAGAACGACCTCGGCGCCCTCGAAGAGGCCGTGGAGCGGATGCTTGATAGATGA
- the murB gene encoding UDP-N-acetylmuramate dehydrogenase produces MVDRSLPLAESLSAAMPDLRGRLVSGQLLADVTWFRVGGPAEALFSPADEDDLAYFLARLPEDVPLYTIGLGSNLLVRDGGMPGVVIRLGKPFAGIEPLDGARIRVGAAAADKRLALAAEEAGIGGFAFYFGIPGAIGGALRMNAGALGTETCQRVVEVYGVDRTGAKRTFSNAEMGYSYRHSSAPADVVFTGALMAGEPRDKAAIREEMTAVAEHRETAQPIKSRTGGSTFKNPPGHSAWKLIDAAGCRGFRIGGAQVSEMHCNFLINVGDATGADIETLGEEVRRRVKASSGVSLEWEIKRIGVA; encoded by the coding sequence ATGGTTGATCGCTCCCTGCCTCTCGCCGAATCCCTTTCCGCCGCCATGCCCGACCTTCGCGGCAGGCTGGTCTCCGGCCAGCTCCTCGCGGACGTCACCTGGTTCCGCGTCGGCGGACCGGCGGAAGCCCTGTTTTCGCCGGCCGACGAGGACGACCTCGCCTACTTCCTCGCCCGGCTCCCCGAAGACGTCCCGCTCTATACGATCGGCCTCGGCTCGAACCTCTTGGTGCGCGACGGCGGCATGCCGGGCGTGGTGATCAGGCTCGGAAAGCCGTTCGCGGGCATCGAGCCGCTCGACGGCGCGCGCATTCGCGTCGGCGCCGCGGCCGCCGACAAGCGTCTGGCGCTCGCGGCCGAAGAGGCCGGCATCGGCGGCTTCGCGTTCTATTTCGGCATTCCGGGCGCGATCGGCGGGGCGCTGCGCATGAACGCGGGAGCTCTCGGGACGGAAACCTGCCAGCGCGTCGTCGAGGTCTATGGCGTTGACCGGACGGGCGCGAAGCGGACGTTTTCGAACGCCGAGATGGGCTATTCCTACCGGCATTCTTCAGCGCCCGCCGATGTCGTCTTCACCGGCGCCCTGATGGCGGGAGAGCCGCGCGACAAGGCCGCGATCCGCGAGGAGATGACGGCCGTGGCCGAGCACCGCGAGACCGCCCAGCCGATCAAGAGCCGCACCGGCGGCTCTACCTTCAAGAACCCGCCCGGCCATTCCGCCTGGAAGCTGATCGACGCGGCCGGCTGCCGAGGTTTCAGGATCGGCGGCGCGCAGGTCTCGGAGATGCACTGCAATTTCCTGATCAATGTCGGCGATGCGACCGGCGCGGACATCGAGACGCTCGGCGAGGAGGTGCGTCGGCGCGTGAAGGCGAGTTCGGGCGTCTCGCTCGAATGGGAGATCAAGCGGATCGGGGTGGCGTGA
- a CDS encoding D-alanine--D-alanine ligase — MSKHVAVLMGGWSSERQVSLWSGEACAEALESVGFRVSRIDVGRDLAEVLHKTKPDVCFNALHGRYGEDGKVQGLLEIMGIPYTHSGVLASSLAAHKERAKQVMAAAGVSVPRGKVVTRAEAAKAHVLTPPYVLKPVDGGSSVGVFIVNADQEHPPQELNRADWEHGEELLAENFVAGKELTCAVLNDEPLDVIEILPADGWYDFEAKYASGGSRHVLPAEISPFVYQQVRKLAVEAHRALGCRGVSRADFRFDDREGGTGELVCLEVNTQPGMTKTSLVPELAAYVGMGFGELVKWLVEDASLDR; from the coding sequence ATGTCAAAGCACGTCGCCGTCCTGATGGGCGGGTGGTCTTCCGAGCGGCAGGTGTCGCTGTGGTCGGGCGAGGCCTGCGCCGAGGCGCTGGAAAGCGTCGGCTTCCGCGTCTCACGCATCGACGTCGGCCGCGACCTCGCCGAAGTGCTCCACAAGACGAAGCCCGACGTCTGCTTCAACGCGCTGCACGGCCGCTACGGCGAGGACGGCAAGGTGCAGGGCCTGCTCGAGATCATGGGGATCCCGTACACCCATTCGGGCGTGCTGGCCTCCTCGCTCGCGGCCCACAAGGAGCGCGCCAAGCAGGTGATGGCCGCCGCCGGAGTTTCCGTGCCGCGTGGCAAAGTGGTGACACGGGCGGAGGCCGCGAAGGCCCACGTCTTAACGCCGCCTTACGTTCTCAAGCCGGTCGACGGAGGTTCCTCCGTTGGTGTCTTCATCGTTAACGCCGACCAGGAGCATCCGCCGCAGGAGCTCAATCGCGCGGACTGGGAGCATGGCGAGGAGCTGTTGGCGGAAAATTTCGTTGCAGGCAAAGAACTTACCTGCGCCGTGCTGAACGACGAGCCGCTCGATGTGATCGAAATCCTGCCCGCGGACGGATGGTACGATTTTGAAGCTAAATACGCCTCCGGCGGATCTAGGCATGTTTTGCCGGCCGAAATTTCACCCTTTGTTTACCAACAGGTCCGAAAACTGGCGGTCGAGGCGCACAGGGCACTCGGGTGCCGCGGAGTCAGCAGAGCCGACTTCCGTTTCGACGACCGCGAAGGCGGAACCGGCGAACTCGTGTGTCTCGAAGTGAATACGCAGCCCGGTATGACCAAGACGTCCTTGGTTCCGGAACTCGCCGCTTATGTCGGCATGGGGTTTGGTGAGCTCGTCAAATGGCTGGTGGAGGACGCCTCCTTAGATCGCTAG
- a CDS encoding cell division protein FtsQ/DivIB has protein sequence MRSRAEGARRPARPSLDDVDEVMGASFSSQVRFKFERFARRPRIGLYLTIAFLGGTGLLGMAQGGHWPTVKAEIANFPVTAANAVGFRVVAVQTEGQNALTDDEVLLALGIREDTALPFLDVGAARDRLLQNPLVQDATVRKLFPDRVTVHLVERKPFALWQHDGKVQILAEDGTPIDDFRDSRFAHLPLVVGPAANTRAQALLDALQFAPKVREETYAAVLVAERRWNLRLRSGVEVKLPEFEFGAALARLETMQSRRDVFSKWISIIDLRSADKTVVRLTNEAAEHMAQDDKTASTKARKKAGQT, from the coding sequence ATGCGCTCGCGCGCGGAAGGCGCGCGCAGGCCCGCACGTCCGTCGCTCGACGACGTCGACGAGGTGATGGGCGCGAGCTTTTCCTCGCAGGTTCGCTTCAAGTTCGAGCGCTTCGCGCGCCGGCCGCGCATCGGCCTTTACCTCACCATCGCGTTCCTCGGCGGCACCGGCCTGCTCGGCATGGCGCAGGGCGGCCATTGGCCGACCGTGAAGGCCGAGATCGCGAACTTCCCGGTCACGGCCGCGAACGCGGTCGGCTTCCGCGTCGTGGCGGTCCAGACGGAAGGCCAGAACGCGCTGACCGACGACGAGGTGTTGCTCGCCCTCGGCATCCGCGAGGACACCGCGCTGCCCTTCCTCGACGTCGGCGCCGCGCGCGACCGGCTGCTGCAGAACCCGCTGGTGCAGGACGCGACCGTCCGCAAACTGTTTCCCGACCGCGTCACCGTCCACCTGGTCGAGCGCAAGCCCTTCGCGCTCTGGCAGCACGACGGCAAGGTGCAGATCCTGGCCGAGGACGGCACCCCGATCGACGATTTCCGGGATTCCCGCTTCGCCCATCTGCCGCTTGTGGTCGGCCCCGCGGCCAACACCCGCGCCCAGGCCCTCCTCGACGCGCTGCAGTTCGCGCCGAAGGTGCGCGAGGAGACCTACGCGGCCGTGCTCGTCGCCGAGCGCCGCTGGAATCTGAGGCTCCGCTCCGGCGTCGAGGTGAAGCTGCCCGAATTCGAATTCGGCGCGGCGCTCGCGCGGCTCGAGACCATGCAGTCCCGCCGCGACGTGTTCTCCAAGTGGATCTCCATCATCGATCTCCGATCGGCCGACAAGACCGTCGTCCGCCTGACCAACGAGGCCGCCGAGCATATGGCGCAGGACGACAAGACCGCGTCGACCAAGGCCCGTAAGAAGGCTGGCCAGACATGA
- the ftsA gene encoding cell division protein FtsA, translating into MSGAFPYGVVPKMRPLPPKRSVVVSALDVGTSKVVCLVARLRPTEPGDALPDRSHTVELIGVGHQRSRGVKGGQIVDMEAAEQSIRLAADAAERMADVQIESVIVSVSAGRLASETFHAEVPIHGKPVEDRDIRRVLQAGCAHSVRPNRAVVHSIPTGFGLDATRGVRDPLGMVGQQLGVDMHIVTAEGAPLRNLSLCVERSHLGVETMVVAPYAAGLASLVDDESEMGVTLIDMGGGATSVAVFQGGSFVHCDAVALGGHHVTLDLARGLSTSIDEAERLKTLHASVFPSLADEREQIAVTPVGEAEFEAQNYLPKSMIVKIVKPRVEETLELVRDRLRASGHASEARRVVLTGGACQLTGLPELARRILDRPVRVGRPLGVRGLPEAAKGPAFAGAVGLLVFPQVAEIEHVDPGRMWPGGGRTPRNTYIHRVGRWLKESF; encoded by the coding sequence ATGAGCGGCGCATTTCCCTACGGCGTCGTTCCGAAGATGCGTCCGCTGCCGCCGAAGCGTTCGGTGGTGGTGTCGGCGCTCGACGTCGGCACCTCCAAGGTCGTCTGCCTGGTCGCGCGGCTCCGGCCGACGGAGCCCGGCGACGCGCTGCCGGACCGGTCCCACACGGTCGAGCTGATCGGCGTCGGCCACCAGCGTTCGCGTGGCGTGAAGGGCGGCCAGATCGTCGACATGGAGGCGGCCGAGCAGTCGATCCGACTCGCCGCCGACGCCGCCGAGCGCATGGCGGACGTCCAGATCGAAAGCGTGATCGTGTCGGTCTCCGCCGGCCGGCTCGCGAGCGAGACCTTCCACGCCGAAGTGCCGATCCACGGCAAGCCGGTCGAGGACCGCGACATCCGCCGCGTGCTGCAGGCCGGCTGCGCGCACTCCGTCAGGCCGAACCGCGCCGTGGTGCATTCGATCCCGACGGGCTTCGGCCTCGACGCCACCCGGGGCGTGCGCGACCCGCTCGGCATGGTCGGGCAGCAGCTCGGCGTCGACATGCACATCGTCACCGCCGAGGGCGCCCCCTTGCGGAACCTTTCGCTCTGCGTCGAGCGCAGCCATCTCGGCGTCGAGACCATGGTGGTGGCGCCTTATGCGGCGGGGCTTGCGAGCCTCGTCGACGACGAAAGCGAGATGGGCGTCACGCTCATCGACATGGGCGGCGGCGCGACCTCTGTCGCGGTGTTCCAGGGCGGTTCCTTCGTCCATTGCGACGCGGTGGCGCTCGGCGGCCATCACGTCACGCTCGACCTCGCGCGCGGCCTGTCGACCTCGATCGACGAGGCGGAGCGGCTGAAGACGCTGCACGCCAGCGTGTTCCCCTCGCTCGCCGACGAGCGCGAGCAGATCGCGGTGACACCCGTCGGCGAGGCCGAGTTCGAAGCGCAGAACTACCTGCCGAAGTCGATGATCGTGAAGATCGTCAAGCCGCGCGTCGAGGAGACCCTCGAGCTGGTGCGCGACCGGCTCCGCGCCTCCGGCCACGCCTCCGAGGCGCGCCGCGTGGTGCTGACCGGCGGCGCCTGCCAGCTGACGGGCCTGCCCGAGCTCGCGCGCAGGATTTTGGATCGACCGGTCCGCGTCGGCCGCCCGCTCGGCGTGCGCGGCCTCCCCGAGGCGGCCAAGGGGCCGGCTTTCGCGGGCGCGGTCGGACTTCTGGTTTTCCCGCAGGTGGCGGAGATCGAGCATGTCGATCCGGGCCGCATGTGGCCCGGCGGCGGGCGCACGCCGCGGAACACGTACATCCACCGGGTCGGCCGGTGGCTGAAGGAGAGCTTCTGA
- the ftsZ gene encoding cell division protein FtsZ — MTINLKMPDIRELKPRITVFGVGGAGGNAVNNMIEAGLVGVDFVVANTDAQALTLSKAERIIQMGVQVTEGLGAGSQPEVGRAAAEEVIDEIRDHLSGAHMAFITAGMGGGTGTGSAPVVARAAREAGILTVGVVTKPFHFEGQRRMRTAEAGIDELQKAVDTLIVIPNQNLFRVANERTTFADAFAMADQVLYSGVACITDLMVKEGLINLDFADVRAIMREMGKAMMGTGEASGDKRAVQAAEAAIANPLLDDVSMKGARGLLISITGGNDLTLYEVDEAATRIREEVDEAANIILGATFDESLEGIIRVSVVATGIDHMLEEGQQTFAEQRAAEVQARFTKPAPAPQPTRSPEPQPLPTFRAPAPVEAPVEQSHYDAQVVAAIEDVTIRAAAPKPAFAHEPQIEPEPQAVEDHGDEQPYVPPHAERAPQRAPRMPRIEDLPMPAQAQMRAARQPEAAGPDKKRMTLLQRLANGLGRGHEDDGGQGHQGQQAHDHGHDHVAPASQQYQPQPAPRLQAPAPQSDYARRGPAPQHRPAQGNLDPHGRAPVQHPRGLDDDQLEIPAFLRRQAN; from the coding sequence ATGACGATCAACCTGAAGATGCCGGACATCCGGGAGCTCAAGCCCCGCATCACCGTGTTCGGCGTCGGCGGCGCCGGCGGCAACGCCGTCAACAACATGATCGAGGCCGGTCTCGTCGGCGTCGACTTCGTTGTGGCGAACACCGACGCGCAGGCGCTGACGCTGTCCAAGGCCGAGCGCATCATCCAGATGGGCGTGCAGGTGACCGAAGGCCTCGGCGCCGGCTCCCAGCCGGAAGTCGGCCGCGCGGCCGCCGAAGAGGTGATCGACGAGATCCGCGACCACCTCTCGGGCGCGCATATGGCGTTCATCACCGCCGGCATGGGCGGCGGCACCGGCACGGGCTCGGCCCCGGTCGTGGCCCGCGCGGCCCGCGAGGCCGGCATCCTGACCGTCGGCGTCGTGACCAAGCCCTTCCACTTCGAGGGCCAGCGCCGGATGCGCACGGCGGAAGCCGGCATCGACGAGCTGCAGAAGGCCGTCGACACCCTGATCGTCATCCCGAACCAGAACCTGTTCCGGGTCGCGAACGAGCGCACCACCTTCGCGGACGCCTTCGCGATGGCCGACCAGGTGCTCTATTCGGGCGTCGCCTGCATCACCGACCTGATGGTCAAGGAAGGCCTGATCAACCTCGACTTCGCCGACGTCCGCGCGATCATGCGCGAGATGGGCAAGGCGATGATGGGCACGGGCGAGGCCTCCGGCGACAAGCGCGCCGTCCAGGCCGCGGAAGCCGCCATCGCCAACCCGCTGCTCGACGACGTCTCGATGAAGGGCGCCCGCGGCTTGCTGATCTCGATCACCGGCGGCAACGACCTCACCCTCTATGAAGTCGACGAAGCCGCGACCCGCATCCGCGAGGAGGTCGACGAGGCCGCCAACATCATCCTCGGCGCGACCTTCGACGAGAGCCTCGAGGGCATCATCCGCGTGTCGGTCGTCGCCACCGGCATCGACCACATGCTCGAGGAAGGCCAGCAGACCTTCGCCGAGCAGCGCGCCGCGGAAGTCCAGGCCCGCTTCACGAAGCCGGCCCCGGCCCCGCAGCCGACCCGCAGCCCCGAGCCGCAGCCGCTGCCGACGTTCCGCGCCCCGGCGCCGGTCGAGGCTCCGGTCGAGCAGAGCCACTACGACGCGCAAGTCGTCGCGGCGATCGAGGACGTCACCATCCGCGCCGCCGCGCCGAAGCCCGCCTTCGCGCACGAGCCGCAGATCGAGCCGGAGCCGCAGGCCGTCGAGGACCATGGCGACGAGCAGCCTTACGTGCCGCCGCACGCCGAACGCGCGCCGCAGCGCGCGCCGCGCATGCCGCGGATCGAGGATCTTCCGATGCCGGCCCAGGCGCAGATGCGCGCCGCCCGCCAGCCGGAAGCCGCAGGTCCCGACAAGAAGCGCATGACGCTGCTGCAGCGCCTCGCCAACGGCCTCGGCCGCGGGCATGAGGACGACGGCGGCCAAGGGCATCAGGGCCAGCAGGCTCACGACCACGGCCACGACCATGTCGCCCCGGCGTCGCAGCAGTACCAGCCGCAGCCGGCGCCCCGGCTTCAGGCTCCGGCGCCGCAGAGCGACTACGCCCGTCGCGGCCCGGCCCCGCAGCACCGCCCGGCTCAGGGGAACCTCGACCCGCACGGCCGCGCCCCGGTCCAGCATCCGCGCGGTCTCGACGACGACCAGCTCGAAATCCCGGCCTTCCTCCGCCGTCAGGCGAACTGA